In one window of Clarias gariepinus isolate MV-2021 ecotype Netherlands chromosome 10, CGAR_prim_01v2, whole genome shotgun sequence DNA:
- the pcdh18b gene encoding protocadherin-18b isoform X2: MAQMKPRTGAAARALLALLHLGFLVTPAAAVTRDPPGKSLKYKVLEEQRVGTVIGRVREDAAGALARLPSSVSPRFRAMHAGGSAPLIAVREEDGEISVGSRIDREALCGSHPNCTLEFDVVILPTEHLQLFRVQVEVLDVNDHTPRFARSVVPVEISESAAVGTRLPLDAASDPDVGDNALHAYSLERNGFFRIDVRTRTDGARYADLVVVRELDRESQSNFQLLLSAADAGSPPRSGSTVLKINVLDSNDNSPVFEQQAYSVSLPENSPPGTLLVDLNATDPDEGTNGKIIYSFSSHVSFKILETFRIDSETGQITLIKKVDYETSTSYELDVQAQDLGPNSIPGHCKIIVKVVDVNDNKPKININLMTQGKEEVAYISEAAPVDTFIALVRVDDSDSGLNGEVTCKLHGHGHFRLQKTYENNYMILTNVSLDREKRSEYSLTVIAEDRGSPSLSTIKHFTVQVQDENDNPPRFEKSRYEIFKSENNSPGAYLTSVSATDPDLGTNGQVTYSILESTVQGASMSTYVTIDPSNGAVYALRSFDREEVGRLAFTVQAQDGGGGASLSANATVILTVLDENDNAPVIVAPALSNHTADVPLWRHAELGHLVTVIKTTDRDAGANGEVTCSIMGGNEEGLFLMEPRRCELRTNGSVDFVGRESFDLAVLVQDRGASTRLSTRAILHILLRDHPESHFIMPDSSSQATLDLSMIIIISLGAICGVLLLVMVLFATRCSRDQKDPRHSYNCRVAESTYQNHPKKPSRQIHKGDITLVPTVNGTLPVRAHPRSPSGSPAPDSRHSHHSRQSLNSLVTISSNHVPENFALELAHATPPVEGQYQPRPSFRGNKYTRSYRYALNEMDKFSLKDSGRGDSEAGDSDCEMGRESPLLGEAFGEVFTPDGQHRLHPAMKLCTEECRVLGHSDQCWMPPLSAQASADYRSNLYIPGEDPQQAPAPETSQSGESTLRKKSFSTFGKESEEEEGQEGDGEKDEDVCGTTSLLSEMNSVFQRLLPSSLDAYTEPNETERAPVGAGSLERRKGHLPGKANAASAYQHGVAAWAANTHFQNPGHGHAPASHMTTSLAAPPLTTPLSMSASCSKWLPAMEEIPENHEEDELESVLHGKRCESRSEIMDASELVAEINKLLQDVRQS; encoded by the exons ATGGCACAGATGAAGCCTCGCACCGGAGCCGCCGCGCGCGCCCTCCTCGCTCTCCTGCATCTCGGGTTCTTGGTGACGCCGGCGGCCGCGGTGACGCGCGATCCACCCGGCAAGTCTCTGAAGTACAAAGTTCTGGAGGAGCAGCGCGTGGGCACGGTGATCGGCAGGGTGCGCGAGGACGCCGCGGGGGCTCTGGCGCGTCTCCCGAGCTCGGTGTCGCCGCGCTTCCGCGCCATGCACGCCGGCGGCAGCGCGCCGCTCATCGCCGTGCGCGAGGAGGACGGGGAGATCAGTGTGGGCTCGCGGATTGACCGGGAGGCGCTGTGCGGCAGCCACCCGAACTGCACGCTCGAGTTTGATGTCGTCATCCTGCCCACTGAACACCTCCAGCTGTTCCGTGTCCAGGTCGAGGTGCTTGACGTGAATGACCACACGCCCAGGTTTGCCCGTTCGGTTGTGCCCGTGGAGATTTCTGAGAGCGCCGCGGTGGGGACGCGTCTCCCACTGGACGCTGCTTCTGACCCGGATGTGGGTGACAACGCCCTCCATGCCTACTCCCTAGAACGGAACGGCTTCTTCCGCATCGACGTCCGGACCCGTACCGATGGTGCCCGCTATGCCGACCTGGTTGTTGTGCGAGAGCTGGACAGGGAGAGCCAATCTAATTTCCAACTTCTCCTCAGTGCAGCAGATGCGGGCTCACCGCCACGATCTGGGTCAACGGTTCTCAAAATCAACGTTCTGGACTCCAACGATAACAGCCCGGTGTTTGAACAGCAGGCCTACTCTGTCAGCCTTCCTGAAAACTCTCCACCTGGAACGCTCCTGGTGGATTTGAACGCCACAGACCCGGATGAAGGAACCAATGGCAAGATCATCTACTCCTTCAGCAGCCACGTGTCCTTTAAGATTCTTGAGACATTCAGGATTGATTCTGAAACTGGACAGATCACTTTAATCAAGAAGGTAGACTATGAGACCTCTACGTCCTATGAGCTGGATGTCCAGGCACAGGACCTGGGGCCTAACTCAATTCCAGGCCACTGCAAGATCATTGTTAAAGTGGTGGATGTAAATGACAATAAGCCCAAAATTAATATCAACCTGATGACGCAGGGGAAGGAGGAGGTGGCCTACATCTCAGAGGCGGCACCGGTGGACACCTTCATCGCATTGGTTCGCGTGGATGACAGTGACTCTGGTCTGAATGGAGAAGTGACGTGCAAACTCCACGGCCATGGACACTTCCGGCTCCAGAAAACCTATGAGAACAATTATATGATCCTGACCAATGTTTCGCTAGATCGTGAGAAGCGTTCTGAGTACAGCCTGACGGTGATTGCTGAAGACAGGGGTTCTCCTAGCCTGTCTACCATCAAACATTTCACTGTACAAGTGCAGGATGAGAACGACAACCCGCCTCGCTTTGAGAAGAGCCGCTATGAGATCTTTAAGTCTGAGAACAACTCACCTGGCGCATATCTCACTTCAGTGTCAGCCACTGATCCAGATTTGGGCACCAATGGTCAAGTAACCTACTCCATCCTGGAAAGCACGGTTCAGGGGGCCTCCATGTCCACCTATGTGACCATCGACCCATCCAATGGTGCTGTATACGCTCTGAGGAGCTTTGATCGTGAGGAGGTGGGCCGTTTGGCCTTCACTGTTCAAGCGCAGGATGGAGGAGGCGGGGCTTCACTTAGTGCCAATGCTACCGTCATTTTGACTGTTCTTGACGAGAATGACAACGCGCCAGTAATTGTGGCACCAGCACTCAGCAACCACACAGCCGATGTGCCACTTTGGAGACATGCCGAACTTGGGCACTTGGTGACGGTCATCAAGACTACCGATCGAGATGCAGGAGCCAACGGAGAAGTGACGTGCTCCATTATGGGTGGAAATGAAGAGGGGCTGTTCTTAATGGAACCACGAAGGTGTGAGCTCAGGACCAATGGAAGTGTGGATTTTGTGGGACGAGAAAGTTTTGACCTGGCTGTTTTGGTTCAGGACCGTGGGGCATCTACGCGACTCTCTACTCGTGCCATTCTTCATATCCTGTTACGAGACCACCCTGAGAGTCACTTTATCATGCCTGATTCCAGCAGCCAGGCCACACTCGACCTTtccatgatcatcatcatctcccTGGGCGCTATCTGCGGTGTCCTGCTGCTTGTCATGGTCTTGTTTGCGACGCGCTGCTCTCGAGACCAGAAGGACCCTCGTCATTCCTACAACTGCCGTGTAGCAGAGTCCACTTACCAGAACCACCCCAAGAAACCGTCCAGGCAGATACACAAGGGTGATATCACACTGGTGCCCACTGTGAATGGGACGCTGCCTGTGAGGGCACATCCACGCTCACCTTCAGGGTCCCCGGCCCCTGACAGCAGGCACAGCCATCACAGCCGGCAATCACTCAACAGCCTTGTGACCATCTCCTCTAATCATGTGCCAGAAAACTTCGCCTTGGAGCTTGCTCATGCCACACCACCTGTGGAG GGCCAGTACCAACCCAGACCGAGTTTCCGTGGCAACAAATACACTCGGAGCTACAG gtATGCGCTGAACGAGATGGACAAGTTTAGTCTGAAGGACAGTGGTCGAGGGGACAGTGAGGCCGGAGACAGTGATTGTGAGATGGGAAGAGAGTCTCCGTTGCTGGGAGAGGCATTTGGAGAGGTCTTCACTCCTGATGGACAGCACCGACTACATCCAG CGATGAAGCTGTGTACGGAAGAGTGCCGCGTCCTGGGTCACTCCGATCAGTGCTGGATGCCCCCGCTGTCCGCGCAAGCCTCAGCCGATTACCGGAGCAATCTTTACATTCCTGGGGAAGATCCTCAGCAGGCTCCTGCCCCTGAAACCTCCCAGTCAGGAGAGTCCACCCTGAGGAAGAAGAGCTTCTCTACATTTGGTAAAGAGAGCGAGGAAGAGGAAGGCCAAGAGGGCGACGGCGAGAAAGACGAGGACGTTTGCGGGACCACATCTCTGCTTTCTGAGATGAACAGCGTTTTCCAGAGGCTCCTCCCTTCATCACTTGACGCCTACACCGAGCCCAATGAGACGGAGAGAGCGCCAGTAGGGGCGGGGTCGCTTGAAAGGAGGAAGGGACACCTGCCAGGTAAAGCGAACGCCGCTTCAGCCTATCAGCACGGCGTGGCAGCCTGGGCCGCCAACACTCATTTCCAGAACCCAGGTCACGGCCACGCGCCTGCCAGTCACATGACTACCTCCCTGGCGGCTCCGCCCCTTACCACACCTCTATCGATGTCAGCTTCTTGTTCGAAATGGCTGCCGGCTATGGAGGAGATTCCAGAAAACCACGAAGAGGACGAGCTTGAGTCGGTGCTGCACGGCAAACGTTGCGAGAGCCGCAGCGAGATCATGGACGCTAGCGAGCTTGTCGCGGAGATCAACAAACTCCTGCAGGACGTGCGGCAAAGCTAG
- the pcdh18b gene encoding protocadherin-18b isoform X1, translating to MAQMKPRTGAAARALLALLHLGFLVTPAAAVTRDPPGKSLKYKVLEEQRVGTVIGRVREDAAGALARLPSSVSPRFRAMHAGGSAPLIAVREEDGEISVGSRIDREALCGSHPNCTLEFDVVILPTEHLQLFRVQVEVLDVNDHTPRFARSVVPVEISESAAVGTRLPLDAASDPDVGDNALHAYSLERNGFFRIDVRTRTDGARYADLVVVRELDRESQSNFQLLLSAADAGSPPRSGSTVLKINVLDSNDNSPVFEQQAYSVSLPENSPPGTLLVDLNATDPDEGTNGKIIYSFSSHVSFKILETFRIDSETGQITLIKKVDYETSTSYELDVQAQDLGPNSIPGHCKIIVKVVDVNDNKPKININLMTQGKEEVAYISEAAPVDTFIALVRVDDSDSGLNGEVTCKLHGHGHFRLQKTYENNYMILTNVSLDREKRSEYSLTVIAEDRGSPSLSTIKHFTVQVQDENDNPPRFEKSRYEIFKSENNSPGAYLTSVSATDPDLGTNGQVTYSILESTVQGASMSTYVTIDPSNGAVYALRSFDREEVGRLAFTVQAQDGGGGASLSANATVILTVLDENDNAPVIVAPALSNHTADVPLWRHAELGHLVTVIKTTDRDAGANGEVTCSIMGGNEEGLFLMEPRRCELRTNGSVDFVGRESFDLAVLVQDRGASTRLSTRAILHILLRDHPESHFIMPDSSSQATLDLSMIIIISLGAICGVLLLVMVLFATRCSRDQKDPRHSYNCRVAESTYQNHPKKPSRQIHKGDITLVPTVNGTLPVRAHPRSPSGSPAPDSRHSHHSRQSLNSLVTISSNHVPENFALELAHATPPVEQVSQLLSILHQGQYQPRPSFRGNKYTRSYRYALNEMDKFSLKDSGRGDSEAGDSDCEMGRESPLLGEAFGEVFTPDGQHRLHPAMKLCTEECRVLGHSDQCWMPPLSAQASADYRSNLYIPGEDPQQAPAPETSQSGESTLRKKSFSTFGKESEEEEGQEGDGEKDEDVCGTTSLLSEMNSVFQRLLPSSLDAYTEPNETERAPVGAGSLERRKGHLPGKANAASAYQHGVAAWAANTHFQNPGHGHAPASHMTTSLAAPPLTTPLSMSASCSKWLPAMEEIPENHEEDELESVLHGKRCESRSEIMDASELVAEINKLLQDVRQS from the exons ATGGCACAGATGAAGCCTCGCACCGGAGCCGCCGCGCGCGCCCTCCTCGCTCTCCTGCATCTCGGGTTCTTGGTGACGCCGGCGGCCGCGGTGACGCGCGATCCACCCGGCAAGTCTCTGAAGTACAAAGTTCTGGAGGAGCAGCGCGTGGGCACGGTGATCGGCAGGGTGCGCGAGGACGCCGCGGGGGCTCTGGCGCGTCTCCCGAGCTCGGTGTCGCCGCGCTTCCGCGCCATGCACGCCGGCGGCAGCGCGCCGCTCATCGCCGTGCGCGAGGAGGACGGGGAGATCAGTGTGGGCTCGCGGATTGACCGGGAGGCGCTGTGCGGCAGCCACCCGAACTGCACGCTCGAGTTTGATGTCGTCATCCTGCCCACTGAACACCTCCAGCTGTTCCGTGTCCAGGTCGAGGTGCTTGACGTGAATGACCACACGCCCAGGTTTGCCCGTTCGGTTGTGCCCGTGGAGATTTCTGAGAGCGCCGCGGTGGGGACGCGTCTCCCACTGGACGCTGCTTCTGACCCGGATGTGGGTGACAACGCCCTCCATGCCTACTCCCTAGAACGGAACGGCTTCTTCCGCATCGACGTCCGGACCCGTACCGATGGTGCCCGCTATGCCGACCTGGTTGTTGTGCGAGAGCTGGACAGGGAGAGCCAATCTAATTTCCAACTTCTCCTCAGTGCAGCAGATGCGGGCTCACCGCCACGATCTGGGTCAACGGTTCTCAAAATCAACGTTCTGGACTCCAACGATAACAGCCCGGTGTTTGAACAGCAGGCCTACTCTGTCAGCCTTCCTGAAAACTCTCCACCTGGAACGCTCCTGGTGGATTTGAACGCCACAGACCCGGATGAAGGAACCAATGGCAAGATCATCTACTCCTTCAGCAGCCACGTGTCCTTTAAGATTCTTGAGACATTCAGGATTGATTCTGAAACTGGACAGATCACTTTAATCAAGAAGGTAGACTATGAGACCTCTACGTCCTATGAGCTGGATGTCCAGGCACAGGACCTGGGGCCTAACTCAATTCCAGGCCACTGCAAGATCATTGTTAAAGTGGTGGATGTAAATGACAATAAGCCCAAAATTAATATCAACCTGATGACGCAGGGGAAGGAGGAGGTGGCCTACATCTCAGAGGCGGCACCGGTGGACACCTTCATCGCATTGGTTCGCGTGGATGACAGTGACTCTGGTCTGAATGGAGAAGTGACGTGCAAACTCCACGGCCATGGACACTTCCGGCTCCAGAAAACCTATGAGAACAATTATATGATCCTGACCAATGTTTCGCTAGATCGTGAGAAGCGTTCTGAGTACAGCCTGACGGTGATTGCTGAAGACAGGGGTTCTCCTAGCCTGTCTACCATCAAACATTTCACTGTACAAGTGCAGGATGAGAACGACAACCCGCCTCGCTTTGAGAAGAGCCGCTATGAGATCTTTAAGTCTGAGAACAACTCACCTGGCGCATATCTCACTTCAGTGTCAGCCACTGATCCAGATTTGGGCACCAATGGTCAAGTAACCTACTCCATCCTGGAAAGCACGGTTCAGGGGGCCTCCATGTCCACCTATGTGACCATCGACCCATCCAATGGTGCTGTATACGCTCTGAGGAGCTTTGATCGTGAGGAGGTGGGCCGTTTGGCCTTCACTGTTCAAGCGCAGGATGGAGGAGGCGGGGCTTCACTTAGTGCCAATGCTACCGTCATTTTGACTGTTCTTGACGAGAATGACAACGCGCCAGTAATTGTGGCACCAGCACTCAGCAACCACACAGCCGATGTGCCACTTTGGAGACATGCCGAACTTGGGCACTTGGTGACGGTCATCAAGACTACCGATCGAGATGCAGGAGCCAACGGAGAAGTGACGTGCTCCATTATGGGTGGAAATGAAGAGGGGCTGTTCTTAATGGAACCACGAAGGTGTGAGCTCAGGACCAATGGAAGTGTGGATTTTGTGGGACGAGAAAGTTTTGACCTGGCTGTTTTGGTTCAGGACCGTGGGGCATCTACGCGACTCTCTACTCGTGCCATTCTTCATATCCTGTTACGAGACCACCCTGAGAGTCACTTTATCATGCCTGATTCCAGCAGCCAGGCCACACTCGACCTTtccatgatcatcatcatctcccTGGGCGCTATCTGCGGTGTCCTGCTGCTTGTCATGGTCTTGTTTGCGACGCGCTGCTCTCGAGACCAGAAGGACCCTCGTCATTCCTACAACTGCCGTGTAGCAGAGTCCACTTACCAGAACCACCCCAAGAAACCGTCCAGGCAGATACACAAGGGTGATATCACACTGGTGCCCACTGTGAATGGGACGCTGCCTGTGAGGGCACATCCACGCTCACCTTCAGGGTCCCCGGCCCCTGACAGCAGGCACAGCCATCACAGCCGGCAATCACTCAACAGCCTTGTGACCATCTCCTCTAATCATGTGCCAGAAAACTTCGCCTTGGAGCTTGCTCATGCCACACCACCTGTGGAG CAAGTCTCACAGCTTCTGTCCATACTTCATCAGGGCCAGTACCAACCCAGACCGAGTTTCCGTGGCAACAAATACACTCGGAGCTACAG gtATGCGCTGAACGAGATGGACAAGTTTAGTCTGAAGGACAGTGGTCGAGGGGACAGTGAGGCCGGAGACAGTGATTGTGAGATGGGAAGAGAGTCTCCGTTGCTGGGAGAGGCATTTGGAGAGGTCTTCACTCCTGATGGACAGCACCGACTACATCCAG CGATGAAGCTGTGTACGGAAGAGTGCCGCGTCCTGGGTCACTCCGATCAGTGCTGGATGCCCCCGCTGTCCGCGCAAGCCTCAGCCGATTACCGGAGCAATCTTTACATTCCTGGGGAAGATCCTCAGCAGGCTCCTGCCCCTGAAACCTCCCAGTCAGGAGAGTCCACCCTGAGGAAGAAGAGCTTCTCTACATTTGGTAAAGAGAGCGAGGAAGAGGAAGGCCAAGAGGGCGACGGCGAGAAAGACGAGGACGTTTGCGGGACCACATCTCTGCTTTCTGAGATGAACAGCGTTTTCCAGAGGCTCCTCCCTTCATCACTTGACGCCTACACCGAGCCCAATGAGACGGAGAGAGCGCCAGTAGGGGCGGGGTCGCTTGAAAGGAGGAAGGGACACCTGCCAGGTAAAGCGAACGCCGCTTCAGCCTATCAGCACGGCGTGGCAGCCTGGGCCGCCAACACTCATTTCCAGAACCCAGGTCACGGCCACGCGCCTGCCAGTCACATGACTACCTCCCTGGCGGCTCCGCCCCTTACCACACCTCTATCGATGTCAGCTTCTTGTTCGAAATGGCTGCCGGCTATGGAGGAGATTCCAGAAAACCACGAAGAGGACGAGCTTGAGTCGGTGCTGCACGGCAAACGTTGCGAGAGCCGCAGCGAGATCATGGACGCTAGCGAGCTTGTCGCGGAGATCAACAAACTCCTGCAGGACGTGCGGCAAAGCTAG